A genomic stretch from Pseudomonas mendocina includes:
- a CDS encoding EAL domain-containing response regulator, translating to MERTPFKEANSMQALTVLVLEDHAFQRALTVNALKHAGVNRIIEASDGHEAISKLTEMGGADVAICDLHMPGIDGPRFISQAFQLGLIAGVVISSDVEQPLRSSVASMIGYLGLNFLGDLGKPLQSEQLYSLLSNFKKNELHQPVPLPELLELPSLDDAINALSNSEFYAYYQPKLNIQTGEVQGAEVLARWHHTRFGVMSPRQFMPLIESGDLFNSLFNQLFKQGCKMQHQLQLRGRQMELAYNLHPSQLASRALVDNIKEMLSEYQLPASSLMFEVTESGLLSAPATSYENLVSLRLLGCGLAMDDFGTGYSSLRRLCELPFNQLKLDASFVQSTPKQPRCKSIIQSAINLANALDISLVIEGVETEKQHDELSGMGCTLAQGYYYARPMTPDALINFLSLPNMKDSPPLVHK from the coding sequence ATGGAACGTACTCCATTTAAAGAGGCAAACAGCATGCAGGCGCTTACAGTACTGGTACTCGAAGATCATGCCTTTCAAAGGGCGCTGACCGTCAATGCGCTCAAGCATGCTGGTGTAAATCGAATCATTGAAGCATCCGACGGACATGAAGCAATCAGCAAGCTCACTGAAATGGGAGGAGCAGACGTTGCCATATGTGATTTGCACATGCCTGGCATCGATGGCCCCCGCTTCATATCTCAAGCCTTTCAATTGGGTTTGATTGCAGGTGTAGTTATCAGCAGTGATGTTGAACAGCCATTGCGCAGCAGTGTTGCAAGCATGATCGGTTATTTGGGACTGAATTTTCTAGGAGACTTGGGAAAACCACTTCAATCTGAGCAGCTCTACTCTTTACTATCGAACTTCAAAAAGAATGAACTGCACCAGCCTGTCCCCCTCCCAGAACTTCTTGAATTGCCAAGTCTCGATGACGCAATCAACGCACTGAGTAACAGTGAATTTTACGCCTACTACCAGCCCAAACTTAACATCCAAACAGGCGAAGTCCAGGGAGCAGAAGTATTAGCCCGTTGGCACCATACTAGGTTTGGTGTTATGTCACCCCGTCAATTCATGCCTCTAATCGAATCAGGTGATCTATTTAATTCCTTGTTTAACCAGTTGTTCAAACAAGGCTGCAAAATGCAGCATCAACTGCAATTACGAGGCAGACAAATGGAGCTTGCCTACAATCTTCACCCATCACAGTTAGCTTCCCGAGCTTTAGTCGATAACATCAAAGAAATGCTGTCAGAATACCAGCTACCTGCTAGCAGCTTGATGTTCGAAGTTACCGAAAGCGGTTTACTTTCGGCACCAGCCACAAGCTACGAGAATCTAGTAAGTTTACGGCTTTTAGGCTGTGGTTTAGCAATGGATGACTTCGGAACAGGCTACTCATCGCTTCGGAGATTATGTGAGCTACCATTCAACCAGCTCAAACTTGATGCATCATTTGTTCAAAGCACGCCTAAACAACCACGATGCAAGTCGATTATTCAGTCTGCAATAAATCTTGCTAATGCATTGGATATTTCATTAGTAATTGAGGGCGTTGAAACTGAAAAACAGCACGACGAGCTATCCGGAATGGGCTGCACACTAGCACAGGGTTATTATTATGCTCGACCAATGACGCCTGATGCACTCATCAACTTTCTAAGCCTGCCAAACATGAAAGACTCTCCCCCTCTAGTCCACAAATAA
- a CDS encoding transporter substrate-binding domain-containing protein, translated as MKHILSLLAAILSLCTLPCLAVQALENHNLELRGSGLRALEKVPLNDADWSWLRNKGHLVLGVSTPDHRPFDITTSGKHYEGVTADYADLLSQSLDIPFQIVVFPNREKARRALVEGSIDLLASANAFDVQNNSLDLTANYALDQSALYRRLNEKRNFPEYFKGVKIATPNDYLQPDTIREYFPNALIETYKSRHEALAALAFGKADLYLGDSYSANLIINEQYFNYVTIERLLQTSSGGTSFALRKENKKLKRIIDSALKSISSHNNREILRRWGGGSGSSITKPIDLSTNEVNWLRRNPEVKVAVGIDQAPIAFIDQDDNFSGVMSDILKIVTLRTGLKFTARSYNKGSDIATALKNNDAKLAVLSPSVSREATMRFTNPFAVMPFSIVVADSNNDINDLRSLNGYKVAVPSGHILLELLKSTRANIGLIETNNFVETLEYVKSGRADVAIAPLMVSRYYLLHSKDSGLKISGIIGPDKAVFSFAMPRADTELESILNKILRDLPPDELNVINTRWRANSATRESSWIDYQTLILQIAAMVGVLISAAFVWNLKLRRQVRQRQDAEHALSDQLQFMRTLIDGTPLPIYVRDQRGHLLTCNESYTSALHLSKDDVIGKTAIEEGVVAQEDAEHFHADYMQAIRTGEAIVKDRTVILDNQTLHIYHWIQPYRDRHGEVQGVICGWLDISERHQLISDLQAAKKQADDASRAKTTFLATMSHEIRTPMSAVIGMLELALKKRATEGVFDQSTIEVAYNSAKGLLELIGDILDIVRIESGRLNLAPRRTNLRELAESVVRVFDGLARQKGLALTLDFDFEFGAKTDVLVDPVRIKQVISNLISNAIKFTDSGQVQLKIKGTPLPEDRIKLNVVVADTGIGISEEDQVCLFKPFAQASQRVGQIRGGTGLGLTISRSLCEMMGGSLNLTSEPDIGTVVTFDLALSCLPEIDVSPAYTVDENGEVPAPLNVLIVDDHPANLLLLAQQLEFLGHRVTKANNGVDALEHWQKQIYDLIITDCNMPLMSGYALTEAVRLDESRRKLTPCHIFGYTANAQPEEQERCLRAGMNKCLFKPISLEELSLCTSGVTPQKPSPAKEEGPPTAEVFNISSTYQLTRGDKVLAFELLDELVRSNRSDMDDLLRLTENFNLTEIASLAHRIRGAARIVQAEQLIEACSTLEKIVKSQDITPETLNAAVLALQKAVYDVEQAITTLERSPG; from the coding sequence ATGAAACACATACTGTCGCTTCTGGCAGCCATCTTAAGTTTATGTACCCTACCCTGTTTAGCTGTACAGGCACTCGAGAACCATAATCTTGAGCTTAGAGGTAGCGGACTTAGAGCCTTAGAAAAAGTCCCGCTGAACGACGCAGATTGGAGTTGGCTTAGGAACAAAGGACATTTGGTTCTAGGAGTATCGACACCTGACCACCGCCCCTTCGATATCACCACCAGTGGCAAGCACTATGAGGGCGTTACTGCCGATTATGCAGACCTCCTGAGCCAATCTCTGGACATACCCTTCCAAATTGTTGTGTTCCCCAACAGAGAGAAAGCCCGAAGAGCACTGGTAGAGGGTTCGATTGACCTCCTTGCCAGCGCCAACGCTTTTGATGTCCAAAACAATAGTTTAGACCTCACAGCCAACTACGCCCTAGACCAAAGTGCACTATATAGGCGACTTAACGAAAAACGCAATTTTCCTGAATACTTTAAAGGCGTAAAGATAGCCACACCAAACGATTACCTTCAACCTGATACAATTCGTGAATATTTCCCTAATGCTCTAATTGAAACATATAAATCCAGACATGAAGCACTTGCGGCACTTGCATTTGGCAAAGCCGACCTCTATCTGGGTGACTCTTATTCAGCAAACCTAATTATTAACGAGCAATACTTCAACTATGTAACCATTGAGCGACTATTGCAAACCTCCTCAGGTGGAACAAGCTTTGCACTACGCAAAGAGAATAAAAAATTAAAAAGAATTATAGACTCCGCACTTAAATCGATAAGCAGTCACAATAACCGTGAAATACTACGTCGTTGGGGAGGAGGATCGGGCTCATCAATAACTAAACCCATTGACTTATCTACAAATGAAGTTAATTGGCTAAGACGTAATCCTGAAGTAAAAGTTGCCGTAGGTATTGATCAGGCACCTATAGCATTTATCGACCAAGATGATAACTTTAGCGGCGTCATGTCCGATATATTAAAAATTGTAACTTTGCGAACAGGACTGAAGTTTACAGCAAGGTCATATAACAAAGGCAGTGATATCGCAACTGCCTTGAAAAACAACGACGCCAAGCTTGCTGTACTATCCCCCAGCGTAAGCCGAGAAGCCACAATGCGTTTTACAAATCCATTTGCTGTAATGCCATTCAGCATTGTGGTAGCAGACAGTAATAATGATATAAATGATCTGCGTAGCTTAAATGGATATAAAGTTGCCGTCCCCAGTGGCCATATTTTGCTCGAACTCCTTAAGTCAACACGTGCGAATATAGGGCTAATCGAAACTAACAACTTTGTTGAGACACTGGAATATGTCAAAAGTGGAAGAGCGGATGTTGCCATCGCCCCATTGATGGTATCTCGATACTACCTGCTACACAGCAAGGACTCCGGGCTGAAAATATCGGGGATTATTGGTCCAGATAAAGCTGTCTTCTCTTTTGCCATGCCACGTGCAGACACCGAGCTCGAATCCATTCTCAACAAGATACTGCGCGATCTCCCCCCAGATGAGCTGAACGTCATCAATACACGTTGGCGGGCCAACTCTGCAACACGCGAATCGAGCTGGATAGATTACCAAACGCTGATTCTGCAAATAGCAGCTATGGTAGGCGTTCTTATTTCTGCCGCATTTGTTTGGAACCTCAAGCTGCGCCGACAAGTCCGCCAGCGTCAAGACGCCGAACATGCATTGAGCGATCAGTTACAGTTCATGCGTACACTGATTGACGGTACCCCACTGCCAATCTACGTACGCGATCAACGAGGTCATCTCCTTACGTGTAACGAGTCTTACACATCGGCTTTGCACCTGAGCAAAGACGACGTCATAGGCAAGACTGCGATTGAAGAAGGAGTCGTAGCGCAGGAAGATGCAGAGCACTTTCATGCGGACTATATGCAGGCCATACGAACCGGTGAAGCGATCGTCAAAGACCGTACCGTTATCCTTGATAACCAGACATTACACATCTATCACTGGATTCAACCATACCGGGATCGTCATGGTGAAGTACAAGGCGTAATTTGTGGTTGGCTTGATATCAGTGAGCGACATCAGTTAATTAGTGACCTGCAAGCCGCGAAGAAACAAGCCGATGACGCCAGCCGCGCCAAAACAACCTTCCTCGCCACAATGAGCCACGAAATTCGTACTCCAATGAGTGCGGTCATTGGCATGCTTGAGTTGGCTTTGAAGAAACGAGCAACCGAAGGCGTATTCGACCAATCTACGATTGAAGTTGCCTATAATTCAGCAAAAGGGCTGCTGGAACTGATTGGCGACATTCTTGATATTGTACGAATCGAGTCAGGTCGCCTAAATCTTGCGCCCCGGCGAACAAACCTACGTGAACTTGCCGAATCCGTCGTTCGCGTATTTGATGGGCTTGCCAGACAAAAAGGTCTGGCATTAACGCTGGACTTCGACTTCGAATTTGGCGCTAAAACGGATGTGCTCGTCGACCCTGTGCGCATCAAGCAAGTCATCTCTAACCTGATCAGCAACGCCATTAAATTTACAGATTCAGGCCAAGTACAGCTTAAAATCAAAGGTACACCACTTCCAGAGGACCGAATCAAACTGAACGTTGTTGTCGCCGATACTGGTATTGGTATTTCCGAAGAAGATCAAGTATGCCTATTCAAACCATTCGCCCAAGCGAGTCAGCGCGTAGGCCAGATCCGTGGAGGAACTGGATTAGGCCTCACAATAAGTCGTTCATTGTGCGAAATGATGGGCGGCTCACTGAATCTAACTAGTGAGCCAGATATCGGTACCGTCGTTACATTTGATCTGGCGCTAAGTTGCCTGCCAGAGATAGACGTGTCACCAGCTTACACCGTAGACGAAAACGGCGAGGTTCCCGCCCCCCTAAACGTCCTGATCGTTGATGACCATCCGGCAAATCTACTCCTTCTAGCTCAACAGCTTGAGTTTCTGGGGCATCGCGTAACCAAAGCCAACAACGGAGTAGACGCTCTCGAACACTGGCAGAAGCAGATCTATGACCTCATCATTACCGATTGCAATATGCCTCTTATGAGCGGCTACGCTCTGACTGAAGCTGTTCGACTAGATGAATCGCGGCGAAAACTGACCCCATGCCATATCTTCGGATATACCGCCAATGCCCAACCCGAGGAGCAGGAACGCTGTTTGCGCGCTGGCATGAACAAATGCCTGTTCAAACCAATCAGCCTTGAAGAGCTTAGCCTATGCACCAGTGGCGTCACACCCCAAAAACCATCTCCCGCCAAGGAGGAAGGCCCCCCAACTGCAGAGGTATTTAATATCTCCTCAACGTATCAGCTTACTCGCGGAGATAAGGTTCTTGCGTTTGAGTTACTGGATGAACTGGTTCGCAGTAATCGAAGCGACATGGACGATTTGTTACGGCTTACTGAAAATTTCAATTTGACGGAGATTGCCAGCCTAGCCCATAGAATACGCGGTGCTGCTCGTATTGTTCAGGCGGAGCAGCTTATTGAAGCGTGTAGCACGCTTGAAAAGATTGTGAAATCACAGGATATAACCCCTGAGACACTAAATGCAGCGGTACTAGCATTGCAGAAAGCAGTATATGACGTTGAACAAGCCATAACTACCTTAGAGCGTTCTCCTGGTTGA
- a CDS encoding response regulator transcription factor, translating to MARILIADDHTVVRMAVRMILENAGHEVVGEASCGVDVVALARNLKPQLIILDIDLPQIDGITVLQRLCSGDNNFKVLVFSGMGADQYSVRCAREGAAGFISKSGDMEGLLTAVSIVLSGYTIFPTNHLPNLNSNTTNNFDNETEAIKQLSTRELTVLRYLARGQRIRDIAKTLLLSEKTISTYKTRLITKLQVDNLAELIDIAKRNSII from the coding sequence ATGGCACGAATACTTATTGCAGATGACCATACCGTTGTCCGCATGGCAGTACGTATGATCTTAGAAAACGCCGGCCATGAAGTAGTCGGCGAGGCCAGTTGCGGAGTTGATGTTGTCGCTCTGGCAAGAAATCTCAAGCCTCAACTTATTATACTTGACATAGACCTTCCGCAAATTGACGGAATAACGGTATTACAGCGACTATGCTCGGGTGATAACAACTTCAAAGTTTTAGTATTTTCAGGAATGGGCGCTGATCAATACTCAGTACGCTGCGCACGAGAAGGTGCTGCCGGTTTCATCAGCAAGAGTGGCGACATGGAAGGTCTCCTTACAGCAGTATCTATTGTCTTGTCTGGCTATACAATCTTCCCGACCAACCACCTACCGAACTTAAACTCTAATACTACGAATAATTTTGATAACGAAACAGAAGCCATAAAACAGCTTTCAACACGTGAATTAACTGTCCTAAGATACCTTGCCAGAGGCCAGCGAATAAGAGACATTGCTAAAACACTGCTATTGAGTGAAAAAACAATCAGCACATACAAAACACGACTCATAACAAAGTTGCAAGTGGATAATCTTGCAGAGCTAATTGATATTGCAAAACGCAACTCGATTATTTAA
- a CDS encoding ZirU family protein — protein MKFFTFKNYRKLITLAAGMSFTACALAEITSSPTSTVKGAAPVVTNPAIISFIDSDSNGIVNTGDALHISWNLSTDVSDTDGDEVVEATYQWFAGSTPIGTGTELIINSEHLGKSITVKAVAKTDPSTTDPYQSLETLAVLDGSVPGAGQGGTEIPVTAEGAPLSVVIDGLVDGAPKVGQALSASVICEGACTGLTYQWQIESAIGSGSFINISGASNQSYTPVKGDQKRQIQVLVDQ, from the coding sequence ATGAAATTTTTTACATTTAAAAATTACCGTAAGCTAATTACTCTAGCTGCCGGAATGTCTTTTACTGCTTGCGCATTGGCTGAGATTACTTCTAGTCCGACCTCCACAGTTAAGGGTGCAGCACCAGTTGTTACCAACCCAGCTATCATCAGCTTTATTGATAGTGACAGCAATGGCATCGTAAATACAGGCGATGCACTGCATATTAGCTGGAACCTCTCAACCGATGTAAGCGACACTGATGGCGACGAGGTGGTTGAGGCTACATATCAATGGTTTGCAGGTTCCACTCCAATCGGCACTGGTACTGAGTTGATAATAAACTCCGAACACTTGGGAAAAAGTATTACTGTTAAGGCTGTAGCTAAAACTGATCCCAGCACAACAGACCCCTACCAGTCGCTGGAGACACTGGCCGTATTGGACGGATCAGTACCAGGAGCAGGTCAAGGTGGTACTGAGATTCCTGTGACTGCTGAGGGTGCTCCACTGAGTGTGGTTATTGACGGGCTTGTTGATGGTGCACCGAAAGTTGGTCAGGCTTTGTCGGCAAGCGTTATCTGTGAGGGCGCTTGTACCGGCTTGACTTACCAATGGCAGATAGAGTCGGCAATTGGAAGTGGTTCATTCATAAACATTTCCGGGGCTTCTAATCAGTCTTATACCCCAGTTAAAGGGGATCAAAAACGCCAGATACAGGTGTTAGTAGATCAATAA
- a CDS encoding 3-hydroxyacyl-CoA dehydrogenase NAD-binding domain-containing protein, with amino-acid sequence MSVHDHAAASAYSPARVDVTLDGAIAVLEIVNPPVNALSAVVKQGIADALDTVERNTAVEAIILHGAGKHFCGGADIREFGQVVGPNLSELCNRLENSRKPVIAAIKGSCLGGGLELALASHFRVATASAKLGLPEVNLGLLPGAGGTQRLPRLVGAGVALELMLSGRPVTADQPLASGLVDKVCSNEELLQSALIYAQQLVSSGQPVRKTRDAQALADAATARVEIEQVRQTKLKNKGLFSPEKIVEAVQAALDLPFDEGLKTERELFNKCIESPQRSALVHAFLAEKASSKVPEASQASPAALKKIAVIGAGTMGVGISVALLDAGYDVLLMERGQTFLERGRNAIANTYQKLQDRQRISGSEKDIRLSRLSCHIDFAVLADTDMVIEAVFEDMAVKKALLAQLDQFCRADTILVTNTSYLDINEMSQGLSNPGRVIGIHFFSPANIMKLVEVVVPENANSRTVATAFSLAKSLKKTPVRAGMCDGFIGNRMLAVYREAAELMMLDGASPYQIDEAIREFGFPMGPFQVVDLAGGDISWATRKRKAPLRDPRLRYVSVADKLCEQGWFGQKTGMGYYVYEKGAKAGRVNPELDGILREVRAEAGILPKAFSNREIIERYLAAMINEGANVVQEGIALRPSDVDVTLLNGYGFPRYKGGPMWYADREGVDQILAGISQYATTDPLFWRPSPLLIELVSNQGFFSNLNW; translated from the coding sequence ATGAGCGTTCACGATCACGCAGCTGCTTCTGCATATTCTCCTGCCCGCGTTGACGTTACTCTGGATGGCGCTATCGCTGTTCTGGAGATTGTTAATCCTCCCGTTAATGCCCTTAGTGCGGTCGTTAAGCAAGGGATAGCGGATGCGCTGGATACAGTTGAGCGCAATACTGCTGTTGAGGCCATCATCCTGCACGGTGCGGGCAAACACTTTTGCGGTGGGGCCGATATTCGCGAGTTTGGGCAGGTTGTAGGGCCCAACCTGAGCGAACTCTGTAATCGTCTGGAGAACAGCAGAAAACCGGTGATTGCAGCCATCAAAGGATCTTGCTTGGGAGGAGGGCTTGAACTGGCTTTAGCCTCCCATTTCAGGGTTGCCACTGCCTCGGCCAAACTGGGGCTGCCAGAGGTCAACCTGGGCTTACTGCCCGGAGCAGGCGGAACCCAGCGTTTGCCACGCTTGGTCGGTGCAGGCGTTGCACTGGAGTTGATGCTGAGTGGACGTCCTGTCACGGCAGATCAGCCATTGGCGTCCGGTCTTGTGGATAAGGTTTGCAGTAACGAGGAGCTTCTCCAGTCAGCACTTATATATGCGCAGCAACTCGTCAGTAGCGGACAGCCGGTGCGTAAAACGCGCGATGCCCAGGCATTGGCTGATGCTGCAACGGCCCGCGTTGAGATTGAACAGGTCAGGCAGACCAAACTGAAAAACAAGGGGCTTTTTTCCCCGGAGAAAATTGTTGAAGCCGTTCAGGCAGCGCTGGATTTGCCTTTCGATGAAGGTTTGAAAACAGAGCGTGAATTGTTCAATAAATGCATTGAGAGTCCTCAGCGCTCCGCATTAGTTCATGCGTTTTTAGCAGAGAAAGCTTCTAGCAAAGTTCCTGAGGCCAGCCAGGCGAGCCCAGCGGCGCTGAAAAAAATTGCAGTCATAGGTGCTGGTACGATGGGGGTTGGTATCAGCGTCGCGCTTCTGGATGCCGGGTATGACGTGCTGTTGATGGAGCGTGGACAGACTTTCCTTGAGCGAGGTAGAAATGCCATCGCCAATACGTATCAAAAACTACAGGATCGCCAGCGCATCAGCGGGTCAGAAAAGGACATACGCCTGTCCCGACTAAGCTGCCACATAGATTTCGCCGTGCTTGCTGATACCGACATGGTCATCGAGGCCGTCTTTGAGGACATGGCGGTAAAGAAAGCGCTGCTTGCCCAACTTGATCAGTTCTGTCGGGCGGACACTATTCTCGTCACCAATACGTCCTATCTGGACATTAACGAGATGTCTCAGGGGCTTTCCAACCCTGGGCGCGTAATTGGCATTCACTTTTTCTCGCCGGCCAACATCATGAAGCTGGTTGAGGTGGTCGTGCCGGAGAATGCTAACAGCCGAACCGTAGCGACGGCATTTAGCCTAGCTAAATCCCTGAAGAAAACCCCCGTGCGTGCAGGGATGTGTGATGGTTTTATCGGCAACCGTATGCTGGCGGTGTACCGCGAGGCTGCTGAGTTGATGATGCTGGATGGCGCCAGCCCCTATCAGATCGACGAGGCCATCCGTGAATTCGGTTTCCCAATGGGGCCGTTTCAGGTGGTTGATCTTGCCGGAGGGGACATCAGTTGGGCTACGCGTAAGCGTAAGGCGCCATTACGAGATCCGCGACTGCGTTATGTCAGTGTGGCCGACAAACTGTGTGAGCAGGGCTGGTTTGGTCAAAAGACCGGAATGGGTTACTACGTGTATGAGAAAGGTGCCAAGGCAGGGCGAGTTAACCCAGAGCTAGATGGAATACTCAGAGAGGTGCGCGCTGAAGCTGGCATTCTGCCTAAAGCATTTAGTAACCGAGAAATTATTGAGCGCTACCTCGCGGCCATGATTAATGAGGGTGCTAATGTTGTGCAAGAGGGTATTGCTCTGCGGCCATCGGATGTGGACGTGACTTTGCTCAATGGCTATGGATTCCCTCGTTATAAAGGTGGGCCAATGTGGTATGCCGACAGAGAGGGAGTGGATCAAATATTGGCTGGCATTTCGCAGTACGCAACAACAGATCCCCTATTCTGGCGACCGTCGCCTCTGTTGATTGAGTTGGTTAGCAATCAAGGCTTCTTCTCAAACCTAAATTGGTGA
- a CDS encoding MFS transporter, with product MNRAAESDYKIQSAKARKAGIASFIGTTIEWYDFYIYGFAAALVFGKIFFPSDLDPGVATLLAFLTLWSGFIARPLGGLIFGHLGDKIGRKTTLVITLVMMGVATTGIGLLPAYDSIGYWAPVLLVFLRIIQGVAVGGEWGGAVLIASEQAPKGKGILYSAFAQQGSPTGNLLATLVFFALSSIPTPEFVSWGWRVPFLLSAALVIVGMVIRLRLEETDDMKKLIKEKKTVKMPVIEVLRDHWRLVLIGALVLPVIHVTYFKTTFAVSWATKALGYSQDTFLSIIIIALIVQFISQPIGAWLTSKIDMRKAVLIMLIPELVFMPLMFFSIETKIYWIAALGMALATIPHAMFYGAVGGILARAFPTRIRYTGLSLAYQLCSLLIGGGTPVLAQWILNSTGEIFWVAITAGSYAVVSLVCTLLLLQKTGHRASELSTAEQADAHDITGGTAVESAESPTPASSPRLA from the coding sequence ATGAACAGAGCAGCGGAATCTGATTACAAAATACAATCAGCTAAAGCACGAAAGGCTGGTATTGCCTCATTCATCGGTACCACCATCGAGTGGTATGACTTTTATATATATGGTTTTGCAGCTGCATTGGTTTTTGGGAAGATATTTTTCCCTTCAGATCTAGACCCTGGTGTAGCAACTCTTCTGGCATTTTTAACGCTCTGGTCGGGCTTTATCGCCCGGCCTCTGGGGGGGCTTATTTTCGGTCACCTCGGTGACAAAATCGGGCGTAAAACCACACTGGTGATTACCCTGGTCATGATGGGGGTTGCGACAACCGGTATTGGCCTGCTGCCGGCCTACGACTCAATCGGCTACTGGGCGCCGGTTCTTCTGGTATTTCTACGGATAATCCAAGGAGTCGCCGTAGGCGGCGAATGGGGCGGGGCGGTTTTAATTGCCAGCGAGCAGGCGCCTAAAGGTAAAGGTATTCTCTATTCGGCGTTTGCTCAGCAGGGGTCACCAACGGGCAATTTGTTGGCCACACTGGTTTTCTTTGCATTGAGTTCAATCCCCACACCGGAGTTTGTAAGTTGGGGGTGGCGAGTTCCATTTTTACTGTCTGCTGCTCTGGTTATTGTCGGCATGGTTATCCGTTTGAGACTGGAAGAAACGGATGACATGAAAAAGCTGATCAAGGAAAAAAAGACAGTAAAAATGCCGGTCATCGAAGTGCTTCGCGATCACTGGAGACTTGTATTGATCGGGGCTTTGGTACTGCCCGTAATTCATGTTACTTATTTCAAGACAACGTTCGCAGTATCGTGGGCTACAAAAGCGCTTGGATATTCGCAGGATACTTTTTTAAGCATCATCATTATTGCGCTTATTGTTCAGTTTATTTCACAGCCGATCGGTGCCTGGCTGACATCTAAAATAGACATGCGCAAAGCCGTTCTGATCATGCTTATCCCTGAGCTGGTCTTTATGCCGCTCATGTTTTTTAGCATTGAAACCAAAATCTACTGGATTGCCGCTCTCGGCATGGCCTTGGCAACTATCCCTCATGCCATGTTCTACGGCGCTGTTGGCGGCATTCTTGCCCGTGCATTCCCTACCCGGATTCGCTACACAGGCCTGTCACTTGCCTACCAGCTCTGTTCGCTGCTGATTGGTGGCGGCACACCGGTGTTGGCGCAGTGGATTCTTAATTCAACCGGTGAAATTTTCTGGGTGGCAATAACTGCGGGTAGCTACGCAGTTGTTTCATTGGTTTGCACTTTGCTGCTGTTGCAGAAAACCGGGCACCGGGCCAGTGAGTTGTCCACAGCTGAGCAGGCTGATGCGCACGATATCACCGGTGGTACTGCGGTTGAATCTGCTGAGAGTCCCACGCCTGCAAGCAGTCCTCGCCTGGCCTGA
- a CDS encoding LysR substrate-binding domain-containing protein, with the protein MDFKQLRYFIAVAEELHFGRAAARLFISQPALSFDIKKLEEQLGVQLLIRNNKSVKLTSAGETLLSESRTLLVQLEQVKRLTLRSSQGLSGRLRIGFVNSMLHRGLPEAIACFQQENPGIEVVLVEMNTAEQAHALQRGQIDLGLVHWGRISPGIASELLMTDPFIACLPESHPLAGSCRLTLSELNNDGFIMFPRASSPHYHDLIVALCVSSGFSPIIRHEARLWQTIITMVGLGMGVALVPQTLADAWPADVRYVEIERPDVRSETHAIYMDGAASQAAKDFLGTLRQCLPGESKVTD; encoded by the coding sequence ATGGACTTTAAACAGCTTCGTTATTTCATTGCCGTCGCCGAAGAACTGCATTTTGGTCGCGCTGCCGCACGACTTTTCATCTCGCAACCTGCTTTGAGTTTCGACATCAAGAAGCTGGAAGAGCAGCTGGGTGTGCAGCTCCTGATCCGCAACAACAAATCGGTCAAGCTGACCAGTGCTGGCGAAACCCTGCTGAGCGAAAGTCGTACATTGCTGGTTCAGCTTGAGCAGGTAAAGCGCCTGACCCTGAGATCTTCACAGGGACTCAGTGGCAGGCTGCGTATCGGTTTTGTGAACTCGATGCTGCACCGTGGGCTCCCAGAGGCCATTGCGTGTTTCCAGCAAGAGAACCCAGGCATAGAGGTGGTGCTGGTAGAGATGAACACCGCTGAGCAGGCCCATGCTTTGCAACGGGGGCAGATTGACCTGGGGCTGGTTCACTGGGGGAGGATCTCACCGGGCATTGCTTCGGAGTTGCTGATGACGGACCCGTTCATTGCTTGCCTGCCGGAAAGTCACCCGCTGGCAGGGAGCTGCCGTCTGACACTTTCAGAGTTGAACAACGATGGTTTCATCATGTTCCCCCGTGCGTCATCTCCGCATTATCACGATCTGATCGTAGCGCTTTGTGTCAGTTCAGGGTTCAGTCCGATCATTCGTCATGAGGCCCGTCTTTGGCAGACGATTATCACCATGGTGGGGCTGGGCATGGGAGTGGCCCTGGTGCCGCAGACACTCGCTGATGCTTGGCCTGCAGATGTCCGCTATGTGGAAATTGAGCGCCCTGATGTCAGATCCGAGACGCATGCGATCTATATGGATGGCGCAGCCTCGCAAGCCGCGAAGGACTTTCTGGGCACCTTACGGCAATGCCTGCCTGGTGAGTCGAAAGTTACAGACTGA